In the Ornithodoros turicata isolate Travis chromosome 5, ASM3712646v1, whole genome shotgun sequence genome, GCGTAAGGTAGTTCAACATTCTCGAGCAGATCAACGGAGCCATTAGTTCCAGGCGAGGCAGGGTCAACTTTTTAAGGGGGGGCTACTCGAGATTTAGAGAGAACAATTGTTGATGTTACAGTTCCGTCTTTGTTCTCAACTCGAAGATACGCTACAGCCCCGTAGCCCTTGGGACTTGCGTCACAAAATATGTGGAGTTGGGGATTTCTGTGACCGCTTGGCAGGAAGCAACGGTCCACGCTGACCTTTGTCAGTTCCGGAATTTCGTTGCACCATTCGTTCCACAGTTTTTGCTTGTCTTCTGACAGAGGTGAATCCCACTGATTCTCCTCAATCCACAAAGCCTGGAACAGCATTTTTGCTCGCACGGTGAACGGGTTAAGGAAGCCGAGAGGGTCGTAAATCCTGGCTGCAGCTTGCAGTACGTTGCGTTTGGTGCCTGTGAGGCGATCGACGTAGTTGAGGATTGAGTCTAAACTACACGAAAGTGTATCCTCGCTTTTGTCCCACACCGCCCCAAGCACCTTTGTCGTTTTGCAGTCACTGTTCGGGACAACCCTCTCCTCTGGAGCAAAAACGTCTTGAAGAGTTGCACAGTTAGAAGCCCACTTGCATAGGCGCATTTTCGCTTTCTCTGTGATGTCGTTTGCTTCCTTGTAGAGCTTAATTGCTGACTCGACGTCCGCTGCTCCGGTCAGAAGGTCGTCAACATAGAATGATGAGGCCAGGACCTCAGCCGTCTTCTGCAGACCACCGGTGACGCAGTTGAAATGATAGAGTAGCGTTGCCGCGAGCAGGAATGGAGTAGCCGATGTGCCGAAAGGTACACGCTGCATCCGCCATTCCACAATGTTCGTACTGAGGGTTAAGTTCTTCCGCTGCGGCACATTGTCAAACCATAAGAAACGCAAGGCATCCCTGTCGCGTTCGTCAACGCTGATCTGCAGAAAAGCCTTTTCTATGTCCGCAGTAATTTCAATTGAGTGCATTCTGAAGCGGATCAATACGTCCAACAAGTCTGGTTGCACCTTTGGCCCCTTTTCTATGGGGTCATTGAGAGATGTACAAGAGCCAGAATGCGATGACGCGTCAAAGACGACCCGCATTTTCGTTGACGTTGACTGAAGTCGGATGACCTCACGATGGAGCATGTAGTACACGCGTTTGGATGGCTTCGACCCAGATGCAGGCACTGGTTCAGCATGGCCGCTCAGCAGATAGGCTCGAATATTTTTGTCCTATTCTGTAATCAGCTCGTCATCATGTGCCAGCCGATTTACCAACCGCCTCAGTCTTTTCTCCGCAATATCGCGATTGTCACGTAAGGGGACGTCGATGTGCTTCCATGGGAGGCACACCTCATAACGCCCGTTG is a window encoding:
- the LOC135395840 gene encoding uncharacterized protein LOC135395840; translated protein: MRVVFDASSHSGSCTSLNDPIEKGPKVQPDLLDVLIRFRMHSIEITADIEKAFLQISVDERDRDALRFLWFDNVPQRKNLTLSTNIVEWRMQRVPFGTSATPFLLAATLLYHFNCVTGGLQKTAEVLASSFYVDDLLTGAADVESAIKLYKEANDITEKAKMRLCKWASNCATLQDVFAPEERVVPNSDCKTTKVLGAVWDKSEDTLSCSLDSILNYVDRLTGTKRNVLQAAARIYDPLGFLNPFTVRAKMLFQALWIEENQWDSPLSEDKQKLWNEWCNEIPELTKVSVDRCFLPSGHRNPQLHIFCDASPKGYGAVAYLRVENKDGTVTSTIVLSKSRVAPP